GTCTGCACCAGATACCCTGACCCGTAGTGGTCTGGGGCTGCAAGGAGATTCCCTATGACCTTGAAACACGCTGTTCTGGTCGCGCTAGGATTGCTGGTGTGGGTGTTGGCCAGCGCTGCGCAGGCGGTGGAAATTATGCGCTGGGAACGTCTGCCGCTGACGGTACCGCTGATCGTGGATCAGGAGCGCATAGTGTTTATCGATCGCAATGTTCGCGTAGGGGTTCCTGCCAGTGTCGGCGACCGCCTGCGTGTGCAAAGTGCCGGTGGCGCCGTTTATCTGCGGGCCAGCGAGCCGATTGAGCCTACTCGACTGCAGTTGCAGGATACCGATACCGGCGCGCTGATCCTGCTCGACATTGCTGCCCAGTCAGCCGTTGAGGGTGTGCCTGAAATGGAGCCGGTGCAGATCGTAGAGGAGAATGCAGCAGCACGGGTACAAACGGACGATCCCGTTAATCACCCAGCACCATCACCGCGTGAAACTCCCATACCCGTGGTGCTCACCCGTCATGCCGCCCAGCAGCTTTATGCGCCGCTACGCACCGTCGAAGCAGTGTCAGGCATCACGCGCGTCAACCTGCGTGGTGACCTGAACCTGAATACGCTGCTACCCACCTTGACCGTGCAGGCCGTGGCCTTGGCTTCATGGCGACTGGAGGATCTGTGGCTCACCGCCGTTCGATTGACCAACACCAGCAGCGTCTGGCTGGAGCTGGACCCACGTGTATTGCAGGGCAACTTTGTCACCGCCACCTTCCAGCACCCGACCCTGGGGCCGCGTGGCGTCCCGGAGGACACCACCGTGGTGTACCTGGTGACTCGTGGTCATGGGCTGGCGCAGTCGCTATTGCCCGCCATTCAGCGTTTCGACCCGGCGGTGCATTTGCTGCAACGTCTGCCTGAAGGGATTGAGGGAGACGGCCATGCGCAGTAACGGGTTGCTGAAATGGCTGATGATTCCGGTTGCGCTGCTGGTGCTATTTGCCGTTATTCGCATGTTTTCTGCTGGCAGCACATCCAACTCACAGACAACTGGTGCCGACAATCGACTCACGCCTGAAGAGATGCAGGCACTGGGCATTGAAGGCGACACCCCGCATGACACCGTGGCGACCCTGGTAGCCCAGGTCAAACAAATGCGTGCCGAGCTGCGCAGCGCACAGACCGAGAACCAGTCCCAGCGCAGCGAGAATGAACGCCTGCGCCAACGCGAAGGCACCATCGACCAGCGCATCAGCACCGCGCTGGAATCGGAGCGCGACGAGTTGCGACGGGATCAGACCCGACTGGCCAACGAACGTCAGCAGACAGAGGGCTTGTTGCAGGACGTGCAGCGTCGCCTGGAAAGTATGGGTACTGCCGACCTGCCTGTGGGGCTCGGCCTGCGAGATGGCGATGCCAACGGTTTTGGTACGGGCGACCAGATCCGATGGATCGATCCGGATGATGCCCAGCAGGCCGATAGCGATAGCCGCAAGAGTAGCTTGCGTGCTCCAACCCGCTTCGGCCCCGCACAGCAGCCGCTGGAAACCACCCTGAACAAGATGACAGACGTGGGCGCCAGAGCCGCAGGCGTCAGCAACGTCAAGGCGGTCTATACGGTGCCGAGCAACTCAACGCTCATGGGCTCGGTGGCGATGACTGCACTCATTGGCCGGGTCCCCATCGATGGCACGGTCAACGACCCATACCCATTCAAGGTGGTGGTCGGCCCGGACAACCTCACTGCCAACGGCATCGACATTCCCGATGTAGCCGGTGCCGTGATCAGCGGTACTGCCTCGGGCGACTGGACACTCTCGTGTGTACGCGGCGAAGTGCGCTCCATCACCTTTGTTTTTCAGGACGGCACAATCCGCACCATTCCCGAAGACAGCGAGGACAACGGGCAGCGCAACAACCAGCAGGATGGTCTGGGTTGGATCAGCGATCCCTACGGTATTCCCTGCGTGTCAGGCGTACGCCGCAGCAATGCCCAGCAATACCTCGGCACGCAGGCGCTGATCACCGCAGCAGGTGCAGGGGCAGCGTCACTGATCGATTCGGATAGTGGGCAGATGTCCTACGTCGGCGCAGACGGCTCCATCGGCACCGTAGGGATCGGCGCCAATGAAGCCATGGGTCGTGTTCTGGCCGGTGGTGTGCGCGATATGGCTGATTGGGTCAACAAGCTCTACGGCCAGGCCTTCGCCGCCGTTTATGTGCAGCCGGGCGCAAAGATTGCTGTCCACCTGGAAAAACCGCTAGCCATCGATTACGACCCCGAAGGACGCCGTGTTGATCACCGCGCAGGAGAAAGTCATGCACTCGAACTGGATTAAACCACTGCTGCTGATTGCAGCCGTTGTGGTGCTGGCCGGCTGCGCCACCAACAAGGAAGAACTGATGCCGCACGGCAGCCGTACCATGCAGGACATCTGGCATCACGAGGCCGGTGAGGGCGGTAGCGGCCAAGTGGCTCGCCGTCACTTGCTCGACGCGCGCCAAAGCCTGCGCCGCCCGCTGACCGACGCCGACATGCAAGCGGCCCCAGAACAGCAGGCTCGCTATACCCGCACCGCGGCCAACGAAATTTACCGCCAGTTCCATCGCCTACCCAATCCCGATCTTGTGATGTACGTATTCCCCCATCTGGCGGGCACCGACCCGGTGCCGGTACCCGGCTACAGCACGGTGTTCCCTCTGTATCAGCGCGTTCAGTACGCGATGCCGGGTGAGCGCGTGGAGGACTACTGATGGTGTTCGCGCTTCCCTGGCGCAAGCGTGCCAATAGACCGGAAGATAAAGCTGAACCGGCAGACGTATGGCAGCGCCATGTGAAGGCGCTGAACGAGGCAGGCATCTCTGAGCCTGGCGCAGCAGTGCAGGGCGGCAAGCCGGCCACACATGCCGATGAACAGGCCTTATACCGTAGCGCTCCTTCGTTTGTCAGCCTGCTGCCATGGGTCGAATACCTGCCCGACAGCCGCTGCATGTTGCTGGAAGACGGCCAGTCGGTGGCAGCTTTCTTCGAGCTGACCCCATTGGGTACCGAAGGCCGCGAAGCAATATGGCTGGCCCAGGCCCGCGATTCACTGGAGAACGCATTACAGGACAGCTTTGACGAACTGGAAGACAACCCCTGGGTCGTGCAGCTGTATGCCCAGGACGAAACCAACGTCGACCATTACATGCAGAAGCTCAGAGCGTATATCCAGCCGCGCGCACAGGGCACGGCATTTACCGACTTCTATCTGCGCTTCTTTGAGCACCACCTGGGTGCCATTGCCAAACCCGGCGGGCTCTTCGAGGACACCGTCGTATCGCGTCTACGCTGGCGCGGCCAGAGCCGACGGGTGCGCATGGTGGTGTACCGCCATGTCACCGGGGGCGCCTCACGGCGCGGCCAACTGCCCGAGCAGGAACTGAACATCATCTGCGACCGGTTGCTGGGTGGTCTGTCCAATGCGGGCATCACCACGCAACGGCTGGATGCACCGCAGATCCATGACTGGTTGCTGCGCTGGTTCAATCCGCGTCCCACTCTGCTCGGGCCAACCCAGGAGGATCGCGAGCGCTTCTACCACCTGGCCGCCTACCCGCAGACAAATGAACCTGACGAGCTCGAGTTGGCCTCGGGGCGGGATTTCAGCCAGCGGCTGTTCTTCGGCCAACCGCGCTCGGATGTGGACAAGGGGCTGTGGTACTTCGATGCCATGCCGCACCGGGTCATGGTCACCGACCGCCTGCGCACGCCACCCTTGACTGGCCACCTGACCGGCGAGATCCGCAAAGGTGACGCGATCAACACCGTGTTCGATCAGATGCCGGAAGACAGCATCATGTGTCTGACGCTGGTGGCGACGCCGCAGGATATCCTTGAGACGCACCTCAATCAGCTGGCCAAAAAAGCGGTGGGGGAGACCCTGGACTCCGAACAGACGCGCCAGGCGGTACAACAGGCCCGCTCCCTGATCGGCAGTGCGCACAAACTCTACCGTGCCAGCCTAGTGTTCTACCTGCGTGGTCAGGATGAAACCGAACTGGACAACAGGGGACTGCAGCTGGCTAACGTCATGCTCAATGCCGGCCTGCAGCCGGTACGTGAAGATGATGAAGTGGCGCCCCTCAACAGCTACGTGCGCTGGCTACCCTGCAGCTACAACCCCCGTCAGGATCGGCGCCAGTGGTACACCCAACTGATGTTTGCTCAGCACGCCGCCAACCTTGCCCCAGTATGGGGCCGCAGCCAGGGCACCGGGCATCCCGGCATTACCTTATTCAACCGTGGCGGCGCGCCCATCACCTTCGACCCGTTGAACCGCCTCGATCGGCAAATGAATGCGCACCTGTTCCTGTTTGGGCCATCCGGTTCGGGCAAGTCAGCCACCCTGAACAACCTGCTTATCCAGGTCACCGCCATCTACCGGCCGCGACTGTTTATCGTGGAGGCGGGCAACTCGTTTGGCCTGTTCAGCGATTTTGCCAAGCGCCTCGGGCTGACAGTCAATCGCGTCAAACTCGCGCCGGGCGCAGGCGTCAGTCTGGCGCCGTTCGCCGATGCCAGCCGACTGATCGAAACACCGAGTGATGTCAGGACACTCGACGCTGACGACCTGGGCGACGACCAGCCTGCCGAGACCATGGCAACCGAGACAGCTGAGATAACCGAAGCGGACGAACAGCGCGACGTGCTGGGTGAACTGGAGATCATCGCCCGTCTCATGATCACCGGCGGGGAGGACAAGGAAGAGGCGCGCATGACGCGGGCTGACCGCTCACTGATCCGCCAGTGTATTCTCGATGCAGCACGGCGCTGCGTTGCTGATCAGCGCACGGTACTGACCCACGATGTACGCGATGCCCTGCGTGAACGTGGCCGCGATTCGGCGTTGCCGGAGGCTCGACGCACCCGGTTGCTGGAAATGGCCGACGCCATGGACATGTTCTGCCAGGGCGCCGAGGGCGAAATGTTCGACCGACCAGGTACACCCTGGCCAGAGGCCGACATCACCCTGGTCGATATGGCCACCTATGCCCGGGAAGGCTATAGCGCACAGCTCTCGATTGCCTACATATCGCTGATCAATACCGTCAACAACATCGCAGAGCGTGACCAGTACCTGGGCCGGCCCATCATCAACGTCACTGACGAGGGGCACATCATTACCAGAAATCCGCTGCTGTCGCCCTATGTGGTAAAGATCACCAAAATGTGGCGTAAGCTGGGCGCCTGGTTCTGGCTGGCAACGCAGAATATCGACGACCTGCCCAAGGCAGCCGAGCCCATGCTCAACATGATCGAATGGTGGCTCTGCCTGTCGATGCCCCCAGATGAGGTAGAAAAGATCGCCAAATTCCGCGAACTGTCGCCAGCGCAGAAGGCACTCATGCTGTCGGCCAGAAAGGAAGCAGGCAAATTCACCGAAGGGGTGATTTTGTCCAAGAGCATGGAAGTACTGTTCCGTGCCGTACCTCCCAGCCTATACCTGGCCTTGGCCCAAACGGAGCCTGAAGAAAAAGCCGAGCGCTACCAGCTCATGCAGGAGCATAGCATCAGCGAGCTGGATGCTGCGATCAAAGTGGCGGACAGGATTGATCAGGTACGCGGAATCATGTCACTGCCCCTTAAGGCGTAGGTACACCATGGGTCTGGGCTGGTCATTGAAATCCGCATGACTGTGTGGGTTTTTGTGAAAGGAGACACGAAAAACCCGGCACGGGGCCGGGCTATCGACGGGTGCTAATCCTTTAGCAGAGAACATCATACAGCTTTCAACGTGATGCTTCGATCAGCCTGGTGTCTGCAAATGTCGTTGTCCGGTACCTGGCAGGGTTTGCAATGAGTGGCTGCGGTCGGTATCCATTCGATAGTCAGGCTGTTTGATCGTATCGACGAAGTGCCAGTCAGCGCGGGCCTGTTCCTGCGTCAAGGTGACAACCATGAAGCCACGCTGGTTGACGTTGAGGTATTGCAGGTCGTCGACCAGCATGGTGATGGCCTGTTCAGCTGGCTGGATCATTTCAGGTGGCAAGCTCAGATAGGCTTCCAGCCCCGGTGAACTCACCGATGCGGTGGCGAATTCGACACCTACCTGCTTGCCATCAACCGTCTTGAGATCACTGGCCCAGGCATTGTGCGTGTCGCCGGCCAGCACCACGAGGTTCTTGTTCAGGCTGGCGCAGGTTTCCAGAAGGACTTCGCGCTCGTAGGCATAGCCGTCCCAGGCATCCAGGTTATAGGGAATGAGTGTCGTGATCCGGGCAAGTTCTTGGGGTGTCAGCGTAGGATCATTGTTCTGCTGGCGTAGTTTGAGCGTGACCAGTTCGGTCAGCAGACCTGTTATGTCGGTTGATCCTGGAGCGGTCATGGTGGCGAGTATGGCTGCAAGCATCTCAGCAGGCACCAGCATGCGGCCCATCAACACCTGCTGACCGAGTAACTGCCAGGTGGCGGTCGAGGTCGCCAGCTGCGTTTGGAGCCAATCCAGTTGTCGCAGCCCCAGCATGGTTCGGTCAGTATCGGCCAGATCCGCGGCCAGGCGCGTGCCATCCATGCCACCGGCGGTCAGGTAGTTGGTGAAATTGAGCTGTTCATCGCGCCCGATGATGCGGGTATCGAGCATGTGAAGACTGACGAGATCAGCAAAGTCGAATCGTCGGTACGAGGTTTCTGTGTCGTGCTCGGAGGCCGGGCGTATCGGCTGCCATTCGAAGTAGGCCTGCAGCGCCGCCAGCTTGCGCTCGGCGAAGTCGCCTTCACCCTCGTTGTGGTTTTCCGCGCCCTCACGCCAGCTATCGTTGGCTATCTCATGATCATCCCAGACCAGAATCCACGGAACGCTGGCATGCAGCTGCTGCAGGTCAGGATCGGTGCGATACAGCGCATAGCGGCGTCGATAGTCCGTTAGGGTCAGGAGTTCACCTGCATTATCTGCAGCCAGTTGGCGACCCAGAGCCTGGGCATCTTCGCTGGCATAGCCGCCGGCCGCATACTCATAAATGTAGTCGCCCAGATGCACCACAGCATCAAGCTGCTCAACCTTGGCCGCTTCGGCATACACATGGAAATAGCCAGCGGGGAAATTGGAGCAGGACAGGACTGCCAGGCGCACTTGATCAATGCTGGCTGCGGGCAGGGTACGCATGCTACCGATAGGCGAGGTGGCTCCTGCGCAATGGAAACGGTAGTAATAGGTTTGACCGGGAAGCAGATTGAGTACGTCAACCTTGAGGGTGAAGTCCCGCTCGGCGCCCGTGTTGAAACTCCCATCATGCAGCAAGTCGGTAAACTCGGCGTCACTGGCAACTTCCCAACTGATCTCTATATCGCTCTGATCAGTATCCTGCGGAGTGACCCTGGTCCAGATCATGATCCGATCCTGAAGCGGATCACCACTGGCAACACCATGTAGAAAGGCTGCCTGCCGAGCTTGCTCATCGGCGCGACTACTGCTGCTACTGCTGAGGCAGCCTTGCAGCCCTGTGGAAATGGCGACTGTGCCCACGGTCGCCAGAGAAAGACGCAGAAAATCACGACGAGTAAAACGAGACATGGTACATCCTGTACTATCAGCTGGGTGATGCTGTCCGATGATCGCTGCTGATCATTTCACCTTCATGTACGTTTGAGTGCAATGCAGCGCTACACCGCTGCTATTTGCCTTCTTTCT
Above is a genomic segment from Halopseudomonas litoralis containing:
- a CDS encoding TIGR03749 family integrating conjugative element protein codes for the protein MTLKHAVLVALGLLVWVLASAAQAVEIMRWERLPLTVPLIVDQERIVFIDRNVRVGVPASVGDRLRVQSAGGAVYLRASEPIEPTRLQLQDTDTGALILLDIAAQSAVEGVPEMEPVQIVEENAAARVQTDDPVNHPAPSPRETPIPVVLTRHAAQQLYAPLRTVEAVSGITRVNLRGDLNLNTLLPTLTVQAVALASWRLEDLWLTAVRLTNTSSVWLELDPRVLQGNFVTATFQHPTLGPRGVPEDTTVVYLVTRGHGLAQSLLPAIQRFDPAVHLLQRLPEGIEGDGHAQ
- a CDS encoding TIGR03752 family integrating conjugative element protein — translated: MRSNGLLKWLMIPVALLVLFAVIRMFSAGSTSNSQTTGADNRLTPEEMQALGIEGDTPHDTVATLVAQVKQMRAELRSAQTENQSQRSENERLRQREGTIDQRISTALESERDELRRDQTRLANERQQTEGLLQDVQRRLESMGTADLPVGLGLRDGDANGFGTGDQIRWIDPDDAQQADSDSRKSSLRAPTRFGPAQQPLETTLNKMTDVGARAAGVSNVKAVYTVPSNSTLMGSVAMTALIGRVPIDGTVNDPYPFKVVVGPDNLTANGIDIPDVAGAVISGTASGDWTLSCVRGEVRSITFVFQDGTIRTIPEDSEDNGQRNNQQDGLGWISDPYGIPCVSGVRRSNAQQYLGTQALITAAGAGAASLIDSDSGQMSYVGADGSIGTVGIGANEAMGRVLAGGVRDMADWVNKLYGQAFAAVYVQPGAKIAVHLEKPLAIDYDPEGRRVDHRAGESHALELD
- a CDS encoding TIGR03751 family conjugal transfer lipoprotein translates to MHSNWIKPLLLIAAVVVLAGCATNKEELMPHGSRTMQDIWHHEAGEGGSGQVARRHLLDARQSLRRPLTDADMQAAPEQQARYTRTAANEIYRQFHRLPNPDLVMYVFPHLAGTDPVPVPGYSTVFPLYQRVQYAMPGERVEDY
- a CDS encoding conjugative transfer ATPase; its protein translation is MVFALPWRKRANRPEDKAEPADVWQRHVKALNEAGISEPGAAVQGGKPATHADEQALYRSAPSFVSLLPWVEYLPDSRCMLLEDGQSVAAFFELTPLGTEGREAIWLAQARDSLENALQDSFDELEDNPWVVQLYAQDETNVDHYMQKLRAYIQPRAQGTAFTDFYLRFFEHHLGAIAKPGGLFEDTVVSRLRWRGQSRRVRMVVYRHVTGGASRRGQLPEQELNIICDRLLGGLSNAGITTQRLDAPQIHDWLLRWFNPRPTLLGPTQEDRERFYHLAAYPQTNEPDELELASGRDFSQRLFFGQPRSDVDKGLWYFDAMPHRVMVTDRLRTPPLTGHLTGEIRKGDAINTVFDQMPEDSIMCLTLVATPQDILETHLNQLAKKAVGETLDSEQTRQAVQQARSLIGSAHKLYRASLVFYLRGQDETELDNRGLQLANVMLNAGLQPVREDDEVAPLNSYVRWLPCSYNPRQDRRQWYTQLMFAQHAANLAPVWGRSQGTGHPGITLFNRGGAPITFDPLNRLDRQMNAHLFLFGPSGSGKSATLNNLLIQVTAIYRPRLFIVEAGNSFGLFSDFAKRLGLTVNRVKLAPGAGVSLAPFADASRLIETPSDVRTLDADDLGDDQPAETMATETAEITEADEQRDVLGELEIIARLMITGGEDKEEARMTRADRSLIRQCILDAARRCVADQRTVLTHDVRDALRERGRDSALPEARRTRLLEMADAMDMFCQGAEGEMFDRPGTPWPEADITLVDMATYAREGYSAQLSIAYISLINTVNNIAERDQYLGRPIINVTDEGHIITRNPLLSPYVVKITKMWRKLGAWFWLATQNIDDLPKAAEPMLNMIEWWLCLSMPPDEVEKIAKFRELSPAQKALMLSARKEAGKFTEGVILSKSMEVLFRAVPPSLYLALAQTEPEEKAERYQLMQEHSISELDAAIKVADRIDQVRGIMSLPLKA
- a CDS encoding alkaline phosphatase D family protein, translating into MSRFTRRDFLRLSLATVGTVAISTGLQGCLSSSSSSRADEQARQAAFLHGVASGDPLQDRIMIWTRVTPQDTDQSDIEISWEVASDAEFTDLLHDGSFNTGAERDFTLKVDVLNLLPGQTYYYRFHCAGATSPIGSMRTLPAASIDQVRLAVLSCSNFPAGYFHVYAEAAKVEQLDAVVHLGDYIYEYAAGGYASEDAQALGRQLAADNAGELLTLTDYRRRYALYRTDPDLQQLHASVPWILVWDDHEIANDSWREGAENHNEGEGDFAERKLAALQAYFEWQPIRPASEHDTETSYRRFDFADLVSLHMLDTRIIGRDEQLNFTNYLTAGGMDGTRLAADLADTDRTMLGLRQLDWLQTQLATSTATWQLLGQQVLMGRMLVPAEMLAAILATMTAPGSTDITGLLTELVTLKLRQQNNDPTLTPQELARITTLIPYNLDAWDGYAYEREVLLETCASLNKNLVVLAGDTHNAWASDLKTVDGKQVGVEFATASVSSPGLEAYLSLPPEMIQPAEQAITMLVDDLQYLNVNQRGFMVVTLTQEQARADWHFVDTIKQPDYRMDTDRSHSLQTLPGTGQRHLQTPG